From Maridesulfovibrio ferrireducens, a single genomic window includes:
- a CDS encoding GNAT family acetyltransferase: MQVREFKQEDEEKVIELWKECNLVAPWNDPKNDIRRKMIIDPDLFLVGIYKNEIVATVMGGYEGHRGWINYLAVSPEVQKKGFAKKIMNCVEDRIKAKGCPKINLQVRKTNTEVLAFYQGLGYEIDNVIGLGKRLISNDE; the protein is encoded by the coding sequence ATGCAAGTAAGAGAATTCAAACAGGAAGACGAAGAAAAAGTCATTGAATTATGGAAAGAATGCAATCTTGTTGCACCGTGGAATGACCCGAAAAATGATATTCGCAGAAAAATGATAATTGATCCTGATTTATTTTTGGTAGGTATATACAAAAACGAAATTGTAGCCACAGTGATGGGCGGATACGAAGGACATAGAGGATGGATAAACTATCTGGCAGTATCTCCGGAAGTTCAAAAAAAAGGATTTGCAAAAAAGATAATGAATTGTGTGGAAGACAGAATAAAAGCGAAGGGATGCCCTAAAATTAATCTTCAGGTCCGTAAAACAAATACTGAGGTTTTAGCTTTCTATCAAGGTCTGGGCTATGAAATTGATAACGTTATAGGATTGGGCAAGAGACTTATTTCTAACGATGAATAA
- a CDS encoding NAD(P)-dependent oxidoreductase, whose amino-acid sequence MGKHIIEEASRCLQCKRPLCTKGCPISTPVNKMVKALLDGDMQRAGELLFMNNPLSVVCSLICPHENFCEGHCILGRKSSPVQVSDIENYVSRYYLDQYQPSQPQNKNNGKRIAIIGSGPAGISVAFILASQGFAVTIFESEEKIGGVLQYGIPDFRLPKDILEKIKKRLLKLGVKIRPNTLIGPVISIDDLFRDEYQAVFIGTGVWNPRPLRLKGETLGHVHYAINYLKNPDVYTLGKKVAVIGAGNVAMDVARTALRKGAEEVTILYRRGEEDISATKYEYEYAKLDGVKFKFYTSPLEIEDTRVLCAKTQKVEDEQGKTRLETIAGVEEYFEANSVFVAVSQTPRGNLSGLQVGKTGLVITDEEGRTTREGVFASGDVVTGARTVVEAVNCSKRSAQSILEYIESNAS is encoded by the coding sequence ATGGGAAAACATATTATTGAGGAAGCAAGTCGCTGCCTGCAATGCAAGCGTCCTTTGTGCACTAAAGGATGCCCGATCAGTACCCCGGTCAATAAAATGGTGAAGGCATTGTTGGATGGGGATATGCAGAGAGCTGGCGAATTACTTTTCATGAACAATCCACTTTCTGTAGTTTGTTCACTCATTTGTCCTCATGAAAATTTTTGTGAAGGACACTGCATTCTCGGGCGAAAGAGTTCTCCCGTACAAGTGAGTGACATTGAAAATTACGTATCCAGATATTATCTGGATCAATATCAGCCAAGTCAGCCGCAAAACAAGAATAACGGCAAACGAATAGCCATCATCGGATCTGGACCAGCCGGCATCTCCGTTGCTTTTATCCTTGCCTCTCAAGGATTCGCCGTGACCATTTTTGAGTCTGAAGAAAAGATTGGCGGTGTCCTCCAGTATGGCATCCCTGACTTCCGACTTCCTAAAGATATTTTGGAAAAAATCAAAAAAAGATTGCTTAAATTAGGCGTAAAAATTCGCCCTAATACACTCATTGGTCCGGTAATAAGTATTGATGACCTGTTCCGGGATGAATATCAGGCCGTCTTCATCGGAACTGGAGTATGGAATCCCAGACCGCTGCGTCTTAAGGGAGAAACGCTTGGGCATGTTCATTATGCTATCAATTATCTCAAAAATCCCGATGTTTATACATTAGGAAAAAAAGTTGCCGTCATCGGAGCTGGTAATGTTGCCATGGATGTGGCGCGAACCGCATTACGGAAAGGTGCGGAGGAAGTGACCATTTTATACCGGCGTGGCGAAGAGGATATAAGTGCTACCAAGTACGAATATGAATACGCTAAACTGGATGGTGTTAAGTTCAAATTCTACACTTCTCCTCTTGAGATAGAAGATACTCGCGTATTGTGTGCCAAGACGCAGAAAGTTGAAGATGAGCAAGGTAAAACACGCCTCGAAACAATTGCGGGTGTTGAAGAATATTTTGAAGCAAACTCAGTGTTTGTTGCTGTCAGTCAGACCCCGAGGGGTAATTTATCTGGCCTTCAGGTTGGCAAAACAGGTCTAGTTATTACAGATGAGGAAGGACGTACAACCCGGGAAGGGGTTTTCGCATCTGGAGATGTTGTGACCGGTGCCAGGACAGTGGTTGAAGCGGTCAATTGTTCAAAGCGTTCGGCGCAATCAATTCTTGAGTACATTGAGAGTAATGCTTCGTAG
- a CDS encoding aldehyde ferredoxin oxidoreductase C-terminal domain-containing protein — translation MIRDYFRVLVVDLATGKGNVAKIEGRNEFAGGSGLGALLFDIYGHAQRPWDDPDQPLIFSIGALTGLFPLMSKTVCSFKSPYHDQFAESHAGGRSALAIRFADYDAIVIKGRAPRLSCLSIGMSHLEVKDVQFLAGKDVFSTGKLLRRMFPGSGHRSILRIGPAGESLSGMACINADTYRHFGRLGSGGVMGSKNLKGIVIQGDGSFALPDNKDYSKVFDEVYEKMTGTDMMSKYHNLGTAANLNVLNELKSLPWRNLQATKDDDIAGITGEKFADDTLLRNAACAGCPVGCIHLGFVREKFMEQNQYMYRQVAYDYEPIFATGSMLGVTDAFHVLAIMDEIEKVGLDVMSGGVALAWATEAFEKGIITEKETIVPLAFGDAEGYKKAVNYLGQAENEFYAALSKGTLVAAKKYGGEDFACVLGQEMAGYATGETFYVAESLGFRHSHLDSGGYAWDQKNDKKDVDAVCDFLIGDETGRAFITSMVACLFGRGVYNDEQLSACLKSVGYTEIAENMDTIGERVRAMRWKVRFDTGYDPDAISIPKRYNEVTTWKGKTDPEYLAALKKEYGNRIRNLVSKEALIRLGLDKYEKN, via the coding sequence ATGATTCGCGATTATTTTAGAGTTCTCGTGGTTGATCTTGCGACCGGTAAGGGAAATGTTGCCAAGATTGAGGGACGTAATGAATTTGCAGGGGGGAGCGGTTTAGGCGCGCTCCTGTTCGATATTTATGGACATGCTCAGCGTCCTTGGGATGACCCGGACCAGCCTTTGATTTTTTCAATCGGTGCTTTGACCGGACTTTTTCCGCTCATGAGCAAAACCGTTTGCTCATTTAAATCTCCGTATCATGATCAGTTTGCAGAAAGTCATGCCGGAGGACGTTCAGCTCTTGCTATCCGTTTTGCCGATTATGATGCCATTGTTATCAAAGGGCGCGCTCCGCGTTTGTCCTGTCTTTCCATCGGAATGAGTCATCTTGAAGTTAAAGATGTTCAGTTTCTGGCCGGAAAAGATGTTTTTTCCACAGGTAAGCTGCTGCGCCGCATGTTCCCCGGTTCAGGGCATCGTTCCATTTTACGCATAGGACCTGCGGGTGAAAGTTTATCCGGCATGGCTTGTATTAATGCCGATACATATCGTCACTTCGGCAGACTCGGTTCCGGCGGAGTTATGGGGTCAAAAAACCTGAAAGGTATTGTTATTCAAGGTGACGGTTCATTCGCATTGCCGGATAATAAAGATTATTCGAAGGTTTTTGATGAAGTTTATGAAAAAATGACCGGTACTGACATGATGAGTAAATATCATAATTTAGGTACTGCCGCGAATCTGAATGTTCTTAATGAGCTTAAGTCTCTGCCTTGGCGTAATCTTCAGGCCACTAAAGATGATGACATCGCCGGAATTACGGGAGAAAAATTTGCGGATGACACTTTGCTCAGGAACGCAGCCTGTGCCGGTTGTCCTGTCGGCTGTATCCATTTAGGTTTTGTTCGCGAAAAATTTATGGAACAGAATCAGTACATGTACCGTCAGGTGGCCTATGATTACGAGCCTATTTTTGCAACTGGCTCCATGCTTGGCGTGACTGATGCATTTCATGTTCTTGCCATAATGGACGAAATTGAAAAAGTCGGACTTGATGTCATGTCGGGCGGAGTTGCTCTTGCATGGGCAACTGAAGCTTTTGAAAAAGGTATTATTACTGAAAAAGAAACAATTGTTCCGCTCGCTTTCGGTGATGCTGAAGGATATAAAAAAGCGGTTAATTATTTAGGACAGGCAGAGAACGAATTTTATGCCGCACTCAGTAAAGGAACTCTCGTAGCCGCCAAGAAATATGGCGGAGAAGACTTTGCATGCGTCCTTGGTCAGGAAATGGCGGGATATGCCACAGGAGAGACTTTCTACGTTGCGGAGAGTCTAGGGTTCAGACATTCACATCTGGACTCAGGAGGGTACGCCTGGGATCAGAAAAACGACAAGAAGGATGTTGACGCAGTCTGTGATTTCCTTATCGGAGATGAAACAGGACGTGCTTTCATTACTTCAATGGTCGCTTGTCTGTTCGGACGCGGCGTTTATAATGATGAGCAGCTTTCCGCCTGTCTTAAATCTGTCGGATATACTGAAATTGCCGAGAACATGGATACCATCGGGGAAAGAGTCCGGGCAATGCGGTGGAAAGTTCGCTTCGATACCGGCTATGATCCGGATGCCATATCCATTCCGAAAAGATATAATGAAGTGACCACCTGGAAAGGTAAAACAGATCCTGAATATCTTGCCGCGTTAAAGAAAGAATATGGTAATAGAATACGTAATCTGGTTTCAAAAGAGGCCTTAATCAGGCTCGGATTGGATAAATACGAAAAAAATTAA
- a CDS encoding 4Fe-4S binding protein: MKTLTAAHMERCIGCHSCSFACARQVHKLLSWNTAGIRISSSGGLSTGFVAKVCLACDPAPCAVACPTQAMSPRKKGGGVIHKKDLCIRCGKCAEACPVDAIYLDLKKRPFVCIHCGRCVKFCPHECLEMRESESTKRAKKEDAL; this comes from the coding sequence ATGAAAACCCTGACTGCTGCCCATATGGAACGATGCATAGGATGTCATTCATGCTCCTTTGCGTGTGCGCGGCAAGTGCATAAGTTGCTGTCATGGAACACCGCAGGAATCAGAATTTCCTCTTCCGGAGGGTTATCTACCGGATTTGTGGCGAAAGTCTGTCTTGCCTGTGATCCTGCGCCTTGTGCGGTTGCTTGTCCCACTCAAGCTATGTCGCCACGCAAAAAAGGTGGCGGTGTTATCCATAAAAAGGATTTGTGCATACGTTGCGGAAAGTGTGCAGAAGCCTGTCCTGTTGATGCAATTTATTTAGATCTTAAGAAACGCCCGTTTGTCTGCATTCATTGCGGAAGATGTGTAAAATTCTGTCCTCATGAATGTCTTGAGATGCGTGAGTCCGAGAGCACGAAAAGAGCAAAGAAGGAGGACGCATTATGA
- a CDS encoding ACP S-malonyltransferase: MSDLSILFPGQGSQELGMGRELAEEWSVAMDMWKFAETESGLPLREIYWQGSPADMSKTEALQPALTVVNLSLWLYLKDSLTPAATAGHSLGEFASLGASGILSINDTIKAVSLRGKLMSQVANADHGMAAVLKLSQGDVEEAVEIARSESGKELRIANYNSPAQYVISGEKTALDAAGVVIKEKKGRAIVLPVSGAFHSPLIQEAADEFAAYLKKMDWNIPAFPVYFNATAAPEKNPEEIKKIMCAQMTSSVRWIEIIANQYEAGVKTFFELGPKGVLTKLLVANLKGKEYEGQGIGNLAQAQEVK, from the coding sequence ATGTCTGATTTATCAATACTTTTCCCCGGTCAGGGATCTCAGGAACTTGGAATGGGGCGTGAGCTTGCAGAAGAATGGTCTGTTGCAATGGACATGTGGAAATTTGCTGAAACCGAAAGCGGACTGCCTTTAAGAGAAATTTACTGGCAAGGTTCCCCTGCGGATATGTCCAAAACCGAAGCGCTTCAGCCTGCGTTGACAGTAGTAAACTTGTCACTCTGGCTGTATCTCAAAGACAGCCTTACTCCCGCCGCAACAGCAGGACATAGTCTCGGCGAGTTTGCTTCTCTTGGAGCATCCGGCATTCTCAGCATCAATGATACAATAAAAGCTGTATCATTGCGCGGTAAGCTTATGTCGCAGGTCGCAAATGCGGATCATGGCATGGCCGCTGTTCTTAAGCTTTCACAGGGTGACGTTGAAGAAGCCGTTGAAATTGCCAGAAGTGAATCAGGTAAAGAACTTAGAATTGCAAACTACAATTCTCCGGCTCAGTATGTGATCAGTGGTGAAAAAACCGCTCTTGATGCTGCCGGCGTAGTAATAAAAGAGAAGAAAGGACGTGCTATAGTCTTGCCTGTCAGCGGTGCATTCCACAGTCCTCTTATTCAGGAAGCAGCGGATGAATTTGCAGCTTATCTTAAGAAGATGGATTGGAATATCCCTGCATTTCCTGTTTATTTTAATGCGACTGCTGCACCGGAAAAAAATCCAGAAGAGATTAAAAAGATCATGTGTGCTCAGATGACTTCATCAGTACGTTGGATTGAAATTATAGCCAATCAATATGAAGCCGGCGTAAAGACCTTTTTTGAACTCGGACCTAAAGGAGTTCTTACCAAACTTCTCGTAGCAAACCTTAAGGGTAAAGAATACGAAGGCCAGGGAATCGGTAATCTTGCGCAGGCTCAGGAAGTCAAATAG
- a CDS encoding response regulator, whose product MANILVLDDVIDAGVLLKRILERKGHEVSVFSEEEEALNHVAKNKVDLAILDIKLKKMTGVEVLELMKEISPDIKVIMLTGYPTLETARASVKHGANEYCVKPIDKEELESKVADVLG is encoded by the coding sequence ATGGCTAATATCTTGGTTCTTGATGATGTAATAGACGCTGGAGTCCTTCTGAAACGTATTCTTGAACGTAAAGGACATGAGGTTTCGGTTTTTTCCGAAGAAGAAGAAGCTCTTAATCATGTTGCAAAGAATAAAGTTGATTTGGCGATTCTGGACATAAAGCTTAAAAAGATGACCGGAGTGGAAGTCTTGGAGCTGATGAAAGAAATATCACCGGATATAAAAGTGATAATGCTTACCGGATATCCTACTCTGGAAACAGCCCGCGCATCAGTTAAACACGGTGCCAATGAATATTGCGTAAAGCCTATTGATAAGGAAGAGCTTGAATCGAAGGTTGCGGATGTTTTGGGATAG
- a CDS encoding sodium-dependent transporter yields the protein MQKRETWGSRSGFILAAVGSAIGLGNIWRFPYIVYENGGGAFLIPYFVAMLAAGIPFMILEFGLGQKFKGSAPKIFASISKRWEWLGWWQIMVAFIIDTYYVVVIAWAMNYLILSFTQGWGMAPKDFFYGDFLHLSSSPMEIGGIQWAIFAATATAWFCTFLAVFTGVKKGIERANKIFMPLLFLLVFIFIARGLMLPGAADGLNWLFKPDFSALLKGKVWADAFGQIFYSLSIGFAIMLAYSSYLPKKSDITNNACMTVFINCGFSMLSGIMIFSVLGYMALQQGVPVSEVTNSGVGLAFITLPTAINLMPMPVFFGVMFFLALVVAGLSSMISITEAVVSAIIDKLNVTRQKAATLFCVIGFLISIMFTTGSGLLLLDIVDHFVNNFGILIGGFIEIIFIAWFCDLDALSQHINTTSELKVGGLWKTCLRYIVPVMLGFMVINNFIGDLQTNYGGYSNTAIILFGWAVLFVCSIFSMTFAHKDFAFVKKSENNHFLKRR from the coding sequence ATGCAAAAAAGAGAAACATGGGGTTCACGTTCCGGCTTTATTTTAGCCGCTGTAGGGTCTGCAATCGGATTAGGTAACATCTGGCGTTTTCCATACATAGTTTATGAAAACGGTGGTGGTGCTTTCCTTATTCCTTATTTTGTGGCGATGCTGGCTGCGGGTATTCCCTTCATGATTCTGGAGTTTGGACTCGGTCAGAAATTCAAAGGATCAGCTCCCAAAATTTTCGCTTCCATATCTAAACGCTGGGAATGGCTCGGCTGGTGGCAGATCATGGTCGCCTTCATTATTGACACATATTATGTAGTCGTCATCGCGTGGGCCATGAATTATTTAATTCTATCATTCACGCAAGGCTGGGGGATGGCCCCGAAAGACTTCTTCTATGGTGATTTTTTACATCTCAGTAGTTCACCAATGGAGATCGGCGGCATACAGTGGGCCATTTTTGCGGCAACTGCTACTGCATGGTTCTGTACTTTTCTTGCCGTCTTTACCGGCGTTAAAAAAGGAATTGAAAGAGCTAATAAAATATTTATGCCGCTTCTTTTCCTGCTGGTTTTTATATTCATTGCCCGCGGATTAATGCTTCCCGGAGCTGCAGATGGTCTCAACTGGCTCTTCAAACCTGATTTTTCCGCACTTTTAAAAGGAAAAGTCTGGGCTGACGCTTTCGGACAGATTTTCTACAGCCTTTCAATAGGTTTTGCCATCATGCTGGCATATTCCAGTTATCTTCCAAAAAAATCTGACATCACCAATAACGCCTGTATGACTGTTTTCATCAACTGCGGATTCAGTATGCTTTCAGGTATAATGATCTTCAGTGTTCTCGGTTACATGGCTCTACAGCAGGGTGTTCCAGTCAGTGAAGTTACCAATTCCGGTGTTGGCCTGGCATTCATTACTTTGCCGACTGCAATCAATCTGATGCCGATGCCTGTTTTCTTCGGTGTAATGTTCTTTCTGGCTCTCGTAGTTGCCGGACTGTCTTCCATGATTTCCATCACAGAAGCAGTTGTTTCAGCTATTATTGATAAACTGAACGTTACTCGTCAAAAAGCAGCAACTCTTTTCTGCGTTATAGGATTCCTCATTAGTATTATGTTCACAACCGGCAGCGGACTTCTGTTGCTTGATATTGTTGACCACTTTGTGAACAACTTCGGAATACTCATCGGCGGATTTATTGAAATCATCTTCATCGCATGGTTCTGCGATCTGGACGCTCTCAGTCAGCACATTAACACAACTTCTGAATTGAAAGTCGGTGGCTTATGGAAAACCTGCCTGCGGTACATTGTGCCTGTTATGCTCGGCTTCATGGTCATCAACAACTTCATTGGTGATCTTCAGACAAACTATGGCGGATACTCAAACACAGCCATTATACTATTCGGATGGGCTGTCCTTTTTGTCTGCTCAATATTCTCAATGACATTTGCACACAAAGATTTTGCTTTTGTGAAAAAATCAGAAAACAACCACTTCCTCAAAAGGAGATAG
- a CDS encoding MetS family NSS transporter small subunit has protein sequence MTTGAIIMMVFGLGITWGGAIICFRIALKNK, from the coding sequence ATGACTACCGGCGCAATAATTATGATGGTATTCGGACTCGGCATCACCTGGGGCGGCGCAATAATCTGTTTCCGCATAGCTCTTAAGAATAAATAA
- a CDS encoding cation diffusion facilitator family transporter: MSESPKKYIYYSITASIVTLVLKFWAWHITDSVGLLSDAMETLVNLSAGLFALAALTLAMKPADHAHTYGHGKAEYFSSGAEGMLILIAAIGIVYASIERFISPSVPNNLLTGLLIALLSSAVNFITAKIMLKGAKIHDSIILEADAKHLLTDVWTSIGLVLGLGVMLFTPPSWAILDPIIAIIMALNIIFTGFYLIKKSYSGLMDNTLPKSELSLIDKSIRKCAGEEILYHGLRTRKAGSQRFIDFHLLLPGKSTIASSHTLCSEIEICIKDELKNCHVTIHVEPEEDKSSYDCEETGGLCGSILRSNNE, encoded by the coding sequence ATGTCCGAATCTCCCAAGAAATATATATATTACTCTATTACCGCATCGATAGTCACGCTGGTTCTTAAATTCTGGGCATGGCATATCACCGATTCTGTAGGCTTGCTTTCAGATGCAATGGAGACACTTGTTAACCTTTCAGCAGGGTTATTTGCTTTAGCAGCGCTGACTCTCGCCATGAAACCGGCTGACCACGCTCACACATACGGACACGGAAAAGCAGAATATTTTTCAAGCGGCGCAGAGGGAATGCTTATATTAATTGCAGCCATAGGTATTGTTTATGCTTCCATTGAGAGGTTTATATCACCGTCAGTTCCCAATAATTTATTGACCGGTCTTCTCATTGCCCTGCTCTCCTCAGCCGTTAATTTTATTACCGCTAAAATTATGCTGAAGGGCGCTAAAATTCATGATTCAATCATCCTTGAAGCAGATGCTAAACATCTACTAACAGACGTATGGACTTCAATAGGTCTTGTGCTCGGCCTCGGTGTTATGCTTTTCACCCCGCCATCATGGGCTATCCTTGATCCGATCATCGCAATTATAATGGCTTTGAATATTATTTTCACAGGATTTTACCTGATAAAAAAATCATACTCAGGATTGATGGATAATACCCTTCCTAAGTCGGAGCTTTCACTTATTGATAAATCTATCAGGAAATGTGCAGGAGAAGAAATTCTTTACCATGGACTGAGAACCCGTAAGGCTGGTTCTCAGCGCTTTATTGATTTTCATCTGCTTCTGCCCGGCAAATCAACCATTGCCAGCTCTCATACGCTTTGCAGTGAAATTGAAATTTGCATAAAAGACGAACTTAAAAATTGCCACGTAACTATTCATGTTGAGCCGGAAGAAGATAAATCTTCTTATGACTGCGAAGAAACCGGCGGCTTATGCGGCTCTATTCTCAGATCAAATAATGAATAA
- a CDS encoding dienelactone hydrolase family protein codes for MNNFITVLKERTIKHTHQGEQLESVLVTPDVSGSFPAVLLIHEYTGLNKVTLGHARRLARTGYAVLAADFYGPDNRPKNIDEARTAHRIYRDDRLLMRKRAQACLEVLTNQPEANSAKIAALGFSFGGGAVLELARCNEQFNEKDAQLAGTINGAISVYGYLETTHPAAYGQIRAKLLALHVENDPVVPEKHAEMFVKEMNEAQPDWSMIRIQNAKHGFANPDDTAFDPILAEKAWDIILDNFNKWL; via the coding sequence ATGAATAATTTTATCACAGTGCTTAAAGAACGAACGATTAAACATACACACCAAGGCGAACAGCTCGAAAGCGTACTCGTTACACCGGACGTTTCAGGATCGTTCCCGGCTGTTCTGTTAATTCATGAATATACCGGACTGAACAAAGTCACCTTAGGCCACGCAAGACGACTTGCCCGTACCGGTTACGCTGTGCTTGCCGCAGATTTCTACGGCCCTGACAACCGACCTAAAAATATTGATGAAGCGCGAACAGCACACAGAATTTACCGCGATGATCGGCTTTTGATGCGCAAACGAGCACAGGCATGCCTTGAAGTTCTAACTAATCAGCCTGAAGCTAACTCCGCAAAAATTGCGGCTCTCGGGTTCTCATTCGGAGGCGGGGCTGTATTGGAACTCGCCCGTTGCAATGAACAGTTTAATGAAAAAGATGCGCAGTTAGCAGGAACAATAAACGGCGCTATCAGTGTTTACGGATACTTAGAAACAACTCATCCAGCCGCATATGGACAAATCAGAGCAAAGCTTCTTGCGCTTCATGTTGAAAACGACCCAGTAGTACCCGAAAAGCACGCTGAAATGTTCGTAAAAGAAATGAATGAAGCACAGCCTGACTGGTCGATGATACGCATTCAAAATGCCAAGCACGGCTTTGCAAACCCTGACGACACAGCTTTTGATCCCATTTTAGCTGAAAAGGCATGGGATATTATTTTAGATAATTTTAACAAGTGGCTTTAA
- a CDS encoding nitroreductase family protein, whose product MEVLEAIHTRRSVRKYEDKLISEELIKELLSAAMIAPSAGNAQPWQFIVVDDHEKLAGVKEYSQYAAMAEHAPVGIIVCGDLSLEKYPGYWVQDCAAATQNLLLAARASGLGAVWTGIYPMEDRVKAFSQHFNLPEKVIPLSFVVLGWPTHEQKYKDRYKEERVHKNSW is encoded by the coding sequence ATGGAAGTATTAGAAGCGATCCATACTAGAAGAAGTGTCAGGAAGTACGAAGATAAACTTATTTCTGAGGAATTGATTAAAGAGCTTCTCAGCGCAGCTATGATTGCGCCAAGTGCGGGCAATGCACAGCCGTGGCAGTTTATTGTAGTTGATGATCATGAAAAATTAGCCGGAGTTAAAGAATATAGTCAGTATGCCGCAATGGCGGAACATGCGCCTGTCGGTATTATTGTTTGCGGTGATTTGAGTCTTGAAAAATATCCCGGATACTGGGTGCAGGATTGTGCCGCAGCTACACAGAATTTACTGCTGGCAGCTCGCGCGAGTGGTCTGGGCGCAGTCTGGACAGGTATTTATCCGATGGAAGACAGAGTGAAAGCTTTCTCACAGCATTTCAATCTGCCTGAAAAAGTAATACCGCTCAGTTTTGTAGTACTGGGATGGCCTACTCATGAACAAAAGTATAAAGATCGTTACAAAGAAGAACGGGTTCATAAAAATAGCTGGTAG